From the genome of Argentina anserina chromosome 4, drPotAnse1.1, whole genome shotgun sequence, one region includes:
- the LOC126790347 gene encoding 4-hydroxybenzoate polyprenyltransferase, mitochondrial-like: protein MTPFRVLSRASRRLPMPSLSRSHISAVSTYHTITKPNPNTEAPLIPINLRHRWIPRYLDSDLRLIKHLSNSTSSNKDDSDYQKPKAYWIDAYLPKLARPYAKLARLDKPIGTWLLAWPCMWSITLAASPGHIPDFKMLTLFGCGALLLRGAGCTVNDLLDRDIDTMVERTKSRPVASGLLTPFEGLCFLGFQLLLGLGILLQLNNYSCVLGASSLLLVFSYPLMKRFTFWPQAFLGLTFNWGALLGWAAVKGSIDPAIVLPLYISGVFWTLVYDTIYAHQDKEDDLKVGVKSTALRFGDSTKEWIAEFGILCISSLALSGYNAEIGWPYYALLAAASGQLAWQIWTVDLSSRLDCNRKFVSNKWFGAIICSGILLGRLSS from the exons ATGACGCCGTTTCGGGTGCTGTCTCGTGCTTCGCGTAGGCTTCCGATGCCTTCACTCTCTCGCTCCCATATCTCTGCAGTCTCTACCTATCACACAATCACCAAACCAAACCCTAATACAGAAGCTCCTTTGATTCCAATCAATCTCAGGCACCGTTGGATTCCTAGATATCTCGATTCTGATCTCAGGCTCATAAAGCACCTATCGAACTCGACTTCTTCTAACAAGGACGACAGCGATTACCAGAAACCCAAAGCTTATTGGATCGACGCTTATTTGCCCAAACTGGCCCGCCCTTATGCTAAGCTGGCTCGCCTCGACAAGCCCATAGGCACCTGGTTGCTTGCTTGGCCTTGTATGTG GTCAATAACATTGGCAGCGAGTCCTGGACACATTCCTGATTTTAAGATGTTGACACTATTTGGATGTGGGGCTTTGCTTTTAAGGGGTGCTGGATGTACGGTAAATGATCTCCTTGATCGGGATATTGACACCATG GTGGAACGTACAAAGTCGCGGCCAGTAGCGAGTGGTCTTTTGACACCTTTTGAAGGATTGTGTTTTCTTGGATTTCAATTGCTTTTGGGTCTTGGGATTCTTCTCCAACTGAATAATTATAG CTGTGTTCTGGGGGCTTCGTCTTTGTTGCTAGTTTTCTCCTATCCACTCATGAAAAGGTTTACATTCTGG CCTCAAGCATTCCTAGGTTTGACTTTTAACTGGGGAGCTTTGTTAGGATGGGCTGCAGTGAAAGGGAGCATTGATCCAGCTATAGTACTTCCATTGTACATATCCGGAGTATTTTGGACACTTGTATATGATACGATATATGCACATCAG GATAAAGAAGATGATCTGAAGGTTGGTGTCAAATCTACCGCTTTGAGGTTTGGTGATTCAACCAAGGAGTGGATTGCTGAGTTTGGAATCTTGTGCATCAGTAGTCTTGCCCTTAGTGGATATAATGCCGAAATTG GCTGGCCATATTATGCACTTTTGGCGGCTGCATCTGGACAATTAGCTTGGCAGATATGGACAGTTGACCTTTCATCCAGGCTTGATTGCAATAGAAA GTTTGTGTCGAACAAGTGGTTTGGTGCAATTATTTGCAGTGGAATCCTACTGGGAAGACTTTCATCATAG